A window of Pseudomonadota bacterium contains these coding sequences:
- a CDS encoding putative DNA binding domain-containing protein, whose protein sequence is MKFKESEKLELKKSTSELKEAVVSIAAILNKHQGGDLYFGISNDGTVTGQTVTGKTIRDVSRAIAEHVEPKIYPKVEKVEIESKGCIKVEFQGEEPPYFAYGRAYMRVGDEDRQLSAKELENMFLRKNREQLSWEGRISLRSLKDVNDKTLSQYISKAQSVGRLDFDFEGIKTTLNKLNLIKGNVLLNACEVLFCDSNPLEAQAAVFAGTDKLTFLDIKKFQGTIFDLLEKSEQYISEHINWRVKFGKIKREEIPEIPIKAIREALVNSFCHRDYTIPKGNEIAVFKDRVEIYNPGSFPEGYTPEDFITGKERSILRNPLIAETLYKSKEIEKWGSGLKRIHEECKKNDVRVEFETLKSGFLVVFYRDLAITEAETVPEDGGINGGINGGINSLFFYIKNNPGKRSIDIAKNLNISLRTAERWIKKLRDDGKIEFRGSKKTGGYYLRRAHL, encoded by the coding sequence ATGAAATTCAAAGAATCTGAAAAGCTGGAATTAAAGAAATCAACGTCCGAACTGAAAGAAGCGGTCGTTTCCATCGCCGCCATCCTGAATAAGCATCAGGGCGGCGATCTTTACTTTGGAATCAGCAATGATGGAACCGTTACCGGGCAGACCGTTACCGGGAAAACCATACGGGACGTTTCAAGGGCAATCGCGGAGCATGTAGAACCGAAAATTTACCCAAAGGTTGAAAAGGTAGAAATAGAGTCTAAGGGATGTATCAAAGTGGAATTTCAAGGAGAAGAACCCCCTTATTTTGCGTATGGAAGGGCCTATATGCGTGTAGGAGATGAGGATAGACAACTGAGCGCTAAAGAACTTGAAAACATGTTTCTCAGGAAAAATAGGGAGCAGCTTTCATGGGAAGGTAGAATATCCCTACGTTCTCTAAAAGACGTGAATGACAAAACTCTCAGTCAATACATCTCCAAGGCTCAATCTGTGGGGCGGCTTGATTTTGACTTTGAAGGCATAAAGACAACACTCAACAAGCTCAACCTCATTAAAGGAAATGTCCTGCTGAATGCCTGCGAAGTTCTATTCTGTGATTCAAATCCCTTGGAGGCGCAGGCCGCTGTTTTTGCCGGAACAGATAAACTGACCTTTCTCGACATCAAGAAATTCCAGGGTACCATTTTCGATCTGTTGGAAAAGTCAGAACAGTATATATCGGAACATATCAACTGGAGGGTAAAGTTCGGGAAGATAAAGAGAGAGGAGATTCCGGAGATACCTATTAAGGCCATCCGGGAGGCTCTCGTCAACTCCTTCTGCCATCGTGACTATACCATTCCAAAGGGCAATGAAATTGCCGTATTTAAAGACAGGGTGGAGATTTACAACCCTGGCTCATTTCCGGAAGGATATACCCCTGAGGATTTCATAACGGGGAAAGAAAGATCTATCCTGCGGAACCCTCTCATTGCAGAAACGCTATACAAGTCAAAAGAGATCGAAAAGTGGGGCTCGGGATTAAAGAGGATTCATGAGGAATGCAAAAAGAATGATGTCAGAGTAGAGTTCGAAACGCTCAAGAGCGGGTTTCTTGTTGTATTTTATAGAGATTTAGCGATTACAGAGGCCGAAACTGTCCCGGAGGATGGCGGAATAAATGGCGGAATAAATGGCGGAATAAATTCCTTGTTTTTCTACATAAAAAATAACCCCGGTAAACGGTCTATAGACATAGCAAAGAACTTGAACATATCATTGAGAACGGCTGAGCGATGGATAAAGAAGCTGCGCGATGATGGAAAGATAGAGTTCAGAGGCAGCAAAAAGACCGGCGGATATTACTTGCGAAGGGCTCATTTATGA
- a CDS encoding type II toxin-antitoxin system RelE/ParE family toxin → MEIKYSEKAVKQIKQIYKGDKKSAKMIIETAEAYAENPGGNFDVKVLKGKYGEFKRLRVGKYRIIFDNDGNVMFIYEVKHRQEAYND, encoded by the coding sequence ATGGAAATCAAGTATTCAGAGAAAGCGGTAAAACAGATTAAGCAAATTTATAAGGGAGACAAAAAGAGCGCAAAAATGATAATAGAAACAGCCGAGGCCTATGCCGAGAACCCTGGCGGCAACTTCGATGTCAAAGTTTTGAAAGGCAAGTATGGAGAATTCAAAAGACTAAGGGTTGGGAAATATCGTATAATATTTGATAATGATGGCAATGTTATGTTCATCTATGAAGTGAAGCACAGGCAGGAGGCGTACAATGATTAA
- a CDS encoding enoyl-CoA hydratase-related protein, which yields MYDHQGKIAVITLNRPEAKNAFSVEMISLWDAYLKEAKQDDSIQVIIVTGMGDTFCSGGNIKDMAEGRLRSWGMKNFLWEGVHRIILTMEDLDKPVIAAVNGAAMGAGMDMALMCDLRVSSDRARFAESYIMMGLIPGDGGSYFLPRLVGTAKALELLLTGDVLSASEALSLGIVNRVVPHDSLMEETMKLAKKIADKPPLAVRMMKRSVYQAQTSTLRSHLDYISSQISLLSETEDHKEAAQAFIEKRKPVFKGR from the coding sequence TTGTATGATCATCAAGGCAAGATAGCTGTTATAACCCTTAACAGACCGGAGGCGAAGAACGCATTCAGCGTAGAGATGATATCCCTTTGGGATGCATATCTCAAGGAGGCAAAACAGGATGACTCAATACAGGTTATCATCGTCACGGGCATGGGCGACACCTTCTGTTCCGGCGGCAACATAAAAGATATGGCCGAGGGCAGGCTTCGCTCATGGGGGATGAAAAACTTCCTCTGGGAAGGCGTGCATCGGATCATCCTCACTATGGAGGACCTTGACAAACCCGTCATCGCGGCGGTTAACGGGGCAGCCATGGGCGCAGGCATGGATATGGCCCTTATGTGTGATTTAAGGGTATCTTCGGACAGGGCAAGGTTTGCCGAATCCTATATTATGATGGGACTCATACCCGGCGATGGAGGGTCCTATTTTCTACCCCGGCTTGTAGGGACAGCAAAGGCGCTGGAGTTGCTTCTTACCGGCGATGTGCTTTCTGCTTCCGAAGCCCTGAGCCTGGGAATTGTAAACAGGGTCGTACCCCATGACTCTCTCATGGAAGAAACGATGAAACTGGCAAAGAAAATTGCCGATAAACCTCCTCTTGCAGTGAGGATGATGAAAAGGTCGGTATATCAGGCTCAGACAAGCACCCTCAGGTCTCACCTGGACTATATATCCTCACAAATATCCCTGCTTTCCGAAACAGAAGATCATAAAGAGGCCGCGCAGGCATTTATTGAAAAGAGAAAACCGGTTTTTAAGGGAAGGTAA
- a CDS encoding ParB/RepB/Spo0J family partition protein — MATKKTVENPEFLYLSLGDIIIEEQIRSSIDTESESFKALMESIKDRGVLEPVLVTPKDGKYLLLCGERRYLAVQKLGVESIPVRVVNTITQKDEILAYQLTENLQREDLNPIDQAKGILSYIQAKLSDKNYDVDGVMSELIKYDRKPELVSDELVATVATALQISGKSTKTMFNGFSLLKLPPEIQAAIQAGNLPVSQGYLFAANLDCPDRDKIFEAVMKIPVTNATLNNLLTAYKKVKPDTTNHKSNF, encoded by the coding sequence ATGGCGACAAAGAAAACAGTTGAGAATCCAGAGTTTTTATATCTATCCTTAGGGGATATCATTATTGAAGAACAGATCAGGTCAAGCATCGACACTGAGAGTGAGTCCTTCAAGGCTCTTATGGAATCCATCAAAGACCGGGGCGTGTTAGAGCCTGTCCTTGTGACGCCAAAAGATGGCAAATACCTGCTCCTCTGCGGAGAACGCCGTTATCTGGCTGTACAAAAGCTTGGAGTGGAATCTATCCCGGTACGTGTTGTTAATACAATCACCCAGAAGGATGAAATACTTGCATATCAGTTGACAGAAAACCTCCAGAGAGAAGACTTAAATCCCATCGATCAGGCAAAGGGGATACTCTCATACATCCAGGCAAAACTCTCTGACAAAAACTATGACGTGGATGGGGTGATGAGTGAGTTAATAAAATACGATAGAAAACCCGAACTTGTGTCAGACGAATTAGTCGCAACTGTTGCGACTGCTCTTCAAATCTCCGGAAAGTCAACAAAGACGATGTTTAACGGGTTTTCACTTTTAAAACTTCCTCCTGAGATTCAGGCAGCGATCCAGGCGGGAAATCTCCCTGTTTCTCAGGGTTATCTTTTTGCTGCCAACCTCGATTGCCCTGACCGTGATAAGATTTTTGAGGCCGTCATGAAGATACCCGTCACCAATGCCACCCTGAATAATCTGCTCACAGCATACAAAAAAGTCAAACCGGACACAACCAACCATAAAAGCAACTTTTGA